One genomic segment of Manis javanica isolate MJ-LG chromosome 7, MJ_LKY, whole genome shotgun sequence includes these proteins:
- the FAM170B gene encoding LOW QUALITY PROTEIN: protein FAM170B (The sequence of the model RefSeq protein was modified relative to this genomic sequence to represent the inferred CDS: inserted 1 base in 1 codon; deleted 3 bases in 2 codons) has translation MPRGKRLKAFPEASAQDEAIDDSWDWVFPGRNSALCGPPSAWPAACETAYHFFPALGVKSDDRSSSVGSAVAGWLVLLCWGHIKKCHFRDHRGDQSPADGATLSLASPESMEESVEVCWPGGSKERAGGEELSLPGPAIPCEDDICFPSGAWSVLSWSSFPSSQASSEYQSYSQYQSCYSCMCKDEDAAPSSVCAFYTHMQTVQGVAVAWETETGFEPVSRKPHIHEAEFIKRQRRKVSSFEVASNTDLHWLLEASKNDCSPEADDLELLDSLEGCLQELWDTLDWLVTVNLGSGLRCVDCCQVFPTLEVLLQHAQYGIQEGFSCQXLFEEMLERRQAWAQMQELEEEDQSSSDSSECLTPHVRVLQVQQQKQ, from the exons ATGCCCAGGGGtaaaaggctgaaagctttccctgaaG CATCAGCACAGGATGAGGCCATCGATGATTCCTGGGACTGGGTCTTCCCTGGGAGAAACTCTGCGCTCTgtgggccaccctctgcctggccagCAGCATGTGAGACAGCGTACCACTTCTTCCCTGCTTTGGGTGTTAAATCTGATGATAGGAGCTCTTCGGTGGGCAGTGCAGTGGCAGGGTGGCTGGTACTCCT GTGCTGGGGTCACATCAAGAAATGCCACTTCAGGGACCACAGGGGAGACCAGTCACCAGCAGATGGGGCCACCCTTAGTTTGGCCAGCCCGGAGTCCATGGAGGAGAGTGTGGAAGTGTGCTGGCCAGGTGGGTCAAAAGAAAGGGCTGGAGG AGAAGAGTTATCTCTACCGGGGCCAGCCATTCCCTGCGAGGATGACATCTGCTTCCCCAGCGGGGCTTGGAGTGTGCTGAGCTGGAGCAGCTTCCCATCGTCCCAGGCCTCCTCTGAGTACCAGTCTTACTCCCAGTACCAGTCTTGCTATTCCTGCATGTGCAAAGATGAGGACGCTGCCCCCAGT AGTGTGTGTGCCTTCTACACCCATATGCAGACTGTGCAGGGTGTGGCAGTGGCCTGGGAGACGGAGACTGGCTTCGAGCCAGTTAGCAGGAAGCCCCACATTCATGAAGCCGAATTCATCAAGAGGCAGAGGAGAAAAGTCTCCTCCTTTGAGGTGGCTTCCAACACCGACCTGCACTGGCTCCTGGAAGCCAGCAAGAATGACTGTTCCCCAGAGGCGGATGACTTGGAGCTGCTGGACTCCCTGGAGGGCTGCCTGCAGGAGCTGTGGGACACTCTGGACTGGCTGGTCACCGTG AATCTGGGCTCTGGGCTGCGCTGTGTGGACTGCTGCCAGGTCTTCCCCACACTGGAGGTACTGCTGCAGCACGCCCAGTATGGCATCCAAGAGGGCTTCAGCTGCC ACCTTTTTGAGGAGATGCTGGAGAGAAGGCAGGCCTGGGCACAAatgcaggagctggaggaggaggaccaGAGCTCTTCAGACAGCAGTGAATGTCTCACACCCCATGTCAGGGTGCTTCAAGTGCAGCAGCAGAAGCAGTGA